Within the Astyanax mexicanus isolate ESR-SI-001 chromosome 9, AstMex3_surface, whole genome shotgun sequence genome, the region GACTTCCTCAACAGCAGGAGAAAGCAGACAGCACTCCCCGCGGCACCATTTGCAGCAAATTGAAATTCATTTGAGTACGGCAGCGCAGAGTGCCTTCACCCCTCCAGTGCCCAATCAGCTTGGCTGACATGACTCCAATTCTGGTTAGGTGACAGCAGCTTTAGTAAGCTAATGAGCAATTCCAAAGCCTGCCCGGTTATCAGATGTGCGTCTGACTGCGTTccatgtgtgtgtgctttttccACAGGCTCCGAAGGAAACTTTAGCCAAATCAGTATTGGCCGAGCTGCCTCAACAGGTCACACAGTATTTCAAACAGAGGAACCTGTCGCCTAGCAACACAGTGCCGGAGTAAAAGCTTGAGGCCTTGGGTTCACACTGCATGTTGCCAAAATCTACTGTTTACAAAAACCCCTTGACCAATTTAAAGGACAAAGCGCATGCTTCTTTtctataaataattgtttttaataaataaatgtttttatttattggttGGTTAACATTATACCACCTTAACAGTCAAAAATGCTATGTAAGGTCATTTTTTGTGTCAAACACTAATTGCTTCTGTAATATATGAGAGAAGGGAAGAGAACCTTTGATTGAATGTAACTTTATACTTATGTTCTGTGTTTtaagagatgtatagtaacagaAGTTTTCTGTACACTTTTCGTAGTGCTTTGTAATTTGTGTTAATTGTATAGTATCACAGTCATGGTGATGTTCTTGCTTTTCTACAGTTTAGTCAGTCAATTATGTTACAGTACTCAGGTCAATAAATTTCAACTGAAGTGTTAATTGTGGTCACACTATTATTATTCTTAAATAATACATAGTCAAAAGTATTACTACATGCTaattcctttttgttttttagaattGATTCTGCTTTGTGTGGGAATCTGTACTGTTGAGGCAAGGTTTTCTGCTAGTTCTTGGATGATTGCTGTAAAATCTTCAGCAACAAGAGCGTTAGTGATATCagggtgttggatgatcaccacctcacctctCCCCCAAAATTTTGTCATCTTAGAGAACACAGTCCCACtgccacacacaccacacatctaTATTACAAACATGCTTCTGTGTATGGCAGGGGTGTTTATTCCTGGTCCTGATGATGTACCATTACCGGATTTTCTCAATTCAGATCTGTTTAGACGACTGTCCACAGTTATTTAcaagtgatcagattggatttgcgtGTCTAGACATCAAATATGTATcggtgtgggttgctgtggtaacaaAATCGAAGTCAGTAACTAAGCCCTTTGGATTTGATGAGGTGACACAAAAGACAGGCTTCCTGGCCGAGACTGAGAATTTGAACAAATCGGATCACAATTGTTTTTTAAACCACCTACAAATAGGGTTATGACCCTATTAGCTAAAATTTCATGttgtttctggctgtccagactatcaaaaacaaATCTGGCTACAATCTAGAAATGCCAAAAATTAAGATTTGTTCTGGCAGTCTGAATATAGCTAATGACCTTTAAGGATATGTGAATGTTATTGACTGGTAGATGTGGTAGGTGATAGATATTCAGGCCTAAAAATGATCACCCCTTATGTAATGGAACTGGTTTGAAAACTGCTGCTCCAAGAATAAATCTTACTAAAATGGAAATGAGcactaaaaagaaaaacaagaaaaaaaagaaagaaaaatcagaATCACATGACAaatcagcttttattttattttccctttGGCTGTAATGTCCTATCCAGTTATCACAGTCTCATATCCTTATAGGGAACAGTTCATAAAAATTCCAGCATTTTTTGCAttgcagcatttaaaaaaaaaagaaaaagccttCAAGAAGTCAATCAAGGCGTATTTTCCCACATCTTCCGACCAGCACTGCCCAGAACAGTCTCCTTTCTCATCTGATGGTATTAGAGATACGTTATAGATGTGACATTTAGCAGTCTTCTCCTCGATCCACAGACGTCAGTCACTGTCCCCTTGGCCAACAGCACTGCAGAAGCCGCGGGGGCTGGGTGGAGGCGTCGTCAGGTTTAGGAGGTGCCAGAGGTTTAAACTGTATGGAATGTAATATGGGGAGTATGGgggaggagggggtgggggtCACGTTTCAATGCACAACACATCAATGACCACAATGGCAGTTACCATTAAAGAAGCCTTTAATTATCATTAAGGCATATAAGGAAACATACTGAatatttagaaacaaaaatatacacacagctCAAACTGAGACGCACCAAATTATATAGCATCACTAGAGATTGAGCAATACTTGTGATTCACAGAACTGAAAAGGCAAAGGAGTGCACCTAAGCCTCAAAACCAAAGAGGTAATGAAGGAAAAGTGAGAGTGGGTGATTGTGTGGGTTTGTTAGTGTGTCTATCTGAAGAGCCTGTGGCGCTTTATGGGAGAGTTGGTCCCGTCCACGCTACCTTCGCTGTCGCTGCTGGACTCTGAGTCGCTGCTGCCCGAGTAGGCTCCAAGTCCTGGCAGGATGCCCACACACACTGCTGCGGAAGGCAGGTGCAGCATGCCTCCCCGAGCCACCCCTGCCCTGGGTACCTGATTCTGCTCAGCCGTCTCCTGTTCTGAAAACACATGCGCAATAATTGCAGTCACAATTATTAGCCAGGATTTGGGTTCATGCTTTCCAATCTATACAGATAATATTGATACTTCATAATTTCTGAAAGGGTCATGTGACTTTACTATGCAAATTACAGTGAGGTACAGAGGTTTAAGAGCACTCATAATTTACATCTGGACATAAACAAGTATGAAGagaaattagtgccaaattgaaaagcaaacactaccgtagaaaaatgtaaatgcaatccacaaaatgcattgcacactaacaaatgaaatgcaaaaccaccattacattacatttaactgCACTTGAtccctttattgaaaaacaatacacaagaattaatattttcaaaaccaAATGCTCAATTTGTTTCAGAATGGCACTTAAAATGTGATCAactcaactgcattgtattccactgtgtggcacagtgaatgttcaaaagcaaatcacaatgcaccgGTATGCATTCCATTTTGGAACAGTGTGccacaataaaattaaaataaaatgtaatcaatgTCCAATCAGATTAGGCCAATATGGCCAGGTTCCTCATTCTACAACTAGATAACAATACGAATTTTGTATATGGCTGCAGAACCAAATTAAACTACTAAAATCAAACTCAAAAAAGTAAATAGTTTTAATACCACTAACTGGATATTACTCTTAAGAGAGCAATGCTCAGCCCTGTATAGTGAATACCACAACTGAAAGGAGCTAGACAATATAACTAACAACACCCAGTACTCCACAGTGCAAGGAATTTAACAAGATCTCTTAGAACAGTGCTCAGAATTGGACAATTCTTTAAAAAGAGGTGGAAGCAGACGATgcagagaaaataataatatgtaacaattcaacatggtttaagaacataaataagaGTGTATTTCTGTTCATATATGTTAGGAGGTTTGCCCACATGTGTGGAATGTGTTCCATAGTAGAAGCTGGTGTTATGTTTGCCTAAATTCAGACATGCAAAgtacaaatgtaatgtaacaaacaCCCACTACACTACAGCTGGTGCAGAATACTAAATGTCCACTACATTACATGTTTTTACCTTCTTAAATCCATTGTAAATCCAGACTACTGCAAACATGGGACACCTAACTAGactgtgtaaatctgtgtaaattcATGCTTCAACATCGACATCTTAATGCACAAgctcaaacacaacagaaagAGATCGAATTAGAGATCATGAAAACATTTTATAGTTATATGACACATAACAGCCTGTTCACACTTTAGTCACAGGCTCCCTTAAGAGCCCAGCCccctgcccacctgtctgactgccgatccctgctgctgctgccaccgccgtctcctccaccttctgcttCTTACTGCTCTCCGAGGACTGAGAGGAACTGCAGGCAGACATGAGACAAAACGGCACTGAATGGATGCTTCAAATTCCCACACAACTGTCATAAAACCTGCTGCAGCTCAGCTTTGGGTGTCTGCAGTGCTTCACCTAAGAGGATTTTAAAATCAGAAGTGGTTAGTGTGAGTCACTGGAATCAGAACAAATGAATTAGCACCAAACAAAGGTTAAGTCTAAGTGGCCTTTGTATGAGTGCTGCACTTTTATATGTCTATTACACTCTGTTTTTAAGCACAATGGCTGCATTTATCTGAGGAACAATACGCAGAATGCAAAAGCTCAAATCAGTGTTCATAAGTTTGCTTTGGATGTATGATTTAAAACCCCTCTCTTCTTACATTTGTTCTACTTTTACGGCTATTCCTCATCCCTCACACCCCCAGCCCCTTTTTACCTGCGCCGTTTAACTGCCCCGGCAAGTAGGTGCGCCTGAGACAAGTGGCTTGTCTTGTGTTCAGGGGGTTTGGGTCCTGCCCTTTTCTCCGGTTCCTTCTTCTGGCTCTCACTGGCTGCCAGCTTCTTCAGAGCACTGTGAGGGCTAGCAGTTAAGGAAAGTTCTACTGACAGACTACAAGTTCAACCATGTCGGCATTCAGGGTCATTGGACTTATTATAAGCATcttaatatttcaaaatattagCTTGTTTGCTCCAAACCAAAAACGCAGGTGTGAAAGAGGGCAGCATGGTCAAAAGAGTTGTCCTTGGTCctgatctactgaaccatggtccagttcatctgcagtgtggaagaacttttctagatggtttacCATCTCAAACGACACAACATCATATATTGCCAATAAAGAACACTCTCCAACTTTGCTCTGTGGATGGAAAAACTGAGCTTTATAAAAAACAGCACGTCTTAAGATAAATCTCAAATATCTCATTACTCCCTATATAATCAACTGCATCATGTCATACTACAGAACAGCCTTTCTTAGATTTCAGACTCCAACATATGCTTAAAATCTAAATACTTTTATGaatatatgtaatatacagtGTCAGTGTATCAAGTTGATGGATCCTTGGGAAGGGCAAgttaattagctaattagctgGCTCATGTGCAGGGGATCAGACCAGTTTGGGAACCATTGCTTTAAGCTGttcatacactacacaactttgaaaatactatgaaaagacttaacagactgaagtctgacaccctctcacatctaaagactcgccacagactttttagtcatgGAGCAGTCACAGGCTTAGATTTTgtaaagactggggatcactaactgcaagactgcaactagattctttctgagattatttcccatcatgcttctggtggagtttacatgcaATACATATGCGTTACAAATAAtatgtatatcaatactgtgatttattagAGACTCACAaattttgtccccatcaacagtttatttttctgtcacactgttagttcttaatatgttttaatagaCTTCATTTTGCGTttaactctgcctataagctttattacccccttttttgctacaaccttgtatagtaaagaatcacagtttcactgctgtacatttgcctttgttttagatagaattaatgcaataaagaacatcaccACGACCGCGactcgactgcagctcgactctagccagactctcattttatcccgactctggaaatttgtctgcgacagagAAATCGTTTGAAAATCGTTAAGTGCAAGGTCGGCATTATCTTAACAACTTCTAAGCAGttgcttaaagctcaccttccgtcgttttttctttcattttaaaatgtctagttgtggtctctagtatgaattaatgacatgtgagccgtttttgtaaaaaaaaagtgctcaggtgtctctgtatagctcttttttaatggaatgttttaggggtgtgtccaaaatgaccggattccagctttgctcatgaatattcatacatgcaaacagcatgcaaatatctctcctctgattggctaggagcactgcgacgcccctccaccgctctgccgctcactgcctcccacctcctaactgatgagcggtgatgttgcgtcgcttcagctccgcctctgggagtttctcgagccaaggtgggctggtctgtggtctgtaattcaaaattcacccgtttttcagagggggggggggggatttctttgcttagctcctgcagacaatgggggctacaaaacagtttaatgtgcaggtgtacacattcaactcggagagacctactgtattccacaaaaaacaagaaaaatcggattttcgcggaaggtgagctttaatagtGAAATAAGGTTCTTCATGATTGGCCAGTCCGAGAAAATGGTATAAAAGTCTTTGTGCTAGCTTAAATTTATGTCAATTTAGTTTGAAGATAAGTTGATGGTGTTTTAAAGTTGTCCTGCCTTTCTAAACACTAAAACCAAAGCTGCTCCCTCTGACCAACTTCTCTTAAAA harbors:
- the psme3ip1 gene encoding PSME3-interacting protein isoform X2 is translated as MADGVDLSRKFVSESELEEKRKKRQEEWEKVRMPDDPEEVPEEEYDPRSLFERLQEQKDKKQEEYEEQFKFKNMVKGLDEDETNFLDEVSRQQSLVEKQRRDEDHQEIQEYRSALKKLAASESQKKEPEKRAGPKPPEHKTSHLSQAHLLAGAVKRRSSSQSSESSKKQKVEETAVAAAAGIGSQTEQETAEQNQVPRAGVARGGMLHLPSAAVCVGILPGLGAYSGSSDSESSSDSEV
- the psme3ip1 gene encoding PSME3-interacting protein isoform X1 → MADGVDLSRKFVSESELEEKRKKRQEEWEKVRMPDDPEEVPEEEYDPRSLFERLQEQKDKKQEEYEEQFKFKNMVKGLDEDETNFLDEVSRQQSLVEKQRRDEDHQEIQEYRSALKKLAASESQKKEPEKRAGPKPPEHKTSHLSQAHLLAGAVKRRSSSQSSESSKKQKVEETAVAAAAGIGSQTEQETAEQNQVPRAGVARGGMLHLPSAAVCVGILPGLGAYSGSSDSESSSDSEGSVDGTNSPIKRHRLFR